In the Vogesella sp. XCS3 genome, AATTACTTAGGACGCTTCGCGCCGTACTTGGAGCGAGCTTGCTTACGGTCTTTAACGCCAGCAGTATCCAGCGAACCGCGAACAGTGTGGTAACGCACACCTGGCAAGTCTTTTACACGACCGCCACGGATCAGCACTACGGAGTGTTCCTGCAGGTTGTGGCCTTCACCACCGATGTAGGAAATCACTTCGAAGCCATTGGTCAGACGAACCTTGCACACTTTACGCAGAGCGGAGTTCGGTTTCTTCGGGGTAGTGGTGTATACACGGGTGCACACGCCA is a window encoding:
- the rpsL gene encoding 30S ribosomal protein S12, encoding MPTINQLVRKGRTAVLSKSKVPALEACPQKRGVCTRVYTTTPKKPNSALRKVCKVRLTNGFEVISYIGGEGHNLQEHSVVLIRGGRVKDLPGVRYHTVRGSLDTAGVKDRKQARSKYGAKRPK